One genomic segment of Podarcis muralis unplaced genomic scaffold, rPodMur119.hap1.1 HAP1_SCAFFOLD_138, whole genome shotgun sequence includes these proteins:
- the LOC114603409 gene encoding uncharacterized protein LOC114603409: MSTHSSHQRPPTGEKPFKGMECRKSFIQSEHLNIHQWTHTEEKPFKCLECGKSFSTSGNLRTHQLIHTGEKPYKCMECGKSFSQSGHLNIHQRTHTGEKPFKCMECGKSFSENGKLRTHQRTHTGEKPFKCMECGKIFRKNGNLRTHQRTHTGEKPYKCMECGKCFSQNGVLKLHQRIHTGEKSYKCMECGKSFSQNGNLRTHQRSHTGEKPFKCVKCGNCFSQNGVLKLHQRIHTGEKPFKCMECGKSFSDNGTLKKHQRTHTGEKPFKCMECGMSFGDNGTLKKHQQTHTGEKPFKCMECGKSFSQSGHLNIHQRTHTGEKPFKCLECGTCFSENGDLRKHQRTHTGEKPFKCMECGKSFSFNATLRIHQRTHTGEKPFKCLECGKCFSENGDLRKHQRIHTVEKPFKCMDCGKCFSQSAHFNIHQRTHTGEKPFKCMECGKSFSQNGNLRKHQQTHRGETV, translated from the coding sequence atgagcacacatagttcacatcaacgacctccaacaggggagaaaccatttaaaggtatggagtgcagaaagagcttcattcagagtgaacacctcaatatacatcaatggactcacacagaggagaaaccatttaaatgcctggagtgtggaaagagcttcagtaccagtggaaaccttagaacacatcaactgattcacacaggggagaaaccatataaatgtatggagtgtggaaagagcttcagtcagagtggacacctcaatatacatcaacggactcacacaggggagaaaccatttaaatgcatggagtgcggaaagagctttagtgagaatggaaaacttagaacacatcaacggactcacacaggggagaaaccatttaaatgtatggagtgcggaaagatcTTCCGTaagaatggaaaccttagaacacatcaacggactcacacaggggagaaaccatataaatgcatggagtgcggaaagtgcttcagtcagaatggagtccttaaattacaccagcgaattcacacaggggagaaatcatataaatgtatggaatgtggaaagagcttcagtcagaatggaaaccttagaactcATCAACGgtctcacacaggggagaaaccatttaagtgtGTGAAGTGCGGAAactgcttcagtcagaatggagtcCTTAAATTACATCAGCggattcacacaggagagaaaccatttaaatgtatggagtgtggaaagagctttagtgataatggaacccttaaaaaacatcaacggactcacacaggggagaaaccatttaaatgcatggagtgcggaatgAGCTTTGGTGATAATGGAACCCTTAaaaaacatcaacagactcacacaggggagaaaccctttaaatgcatggagtgtggaaagagcttcagtcagagtggacacctcaatatacatcaacggactcacacaggggagaaaccatttaaatgcctcgAGTGCGGAACGTGCTTCAGTGAGAATGGAGACCTTcgaaaacatcaacgaactcacacgggtgagaaaccatttaaatgcatggagtgcggaaagagctttagtttcAATGCAacccttagaattcatcaacggactcacacaggggagaaaccatttaaatgcctggagtgcggaaagtgcttcagtgagaatggagaccttagaaaacatcaacggattcacacggtggagaaaccatttaaatgcatggactgcggaaagtgcttcagtcagagtgcacacttcaatatacatcaacggactcacacgggggagaaaccatttaaatgcatggagtgcggaaagagcttcagtcagaatggaaatcttagaaaacatcagcagacacacaggggagaaactgtttaa